One Micromonospora sp. FIMYZ51 genomic window carries:
- a CDS encoding aromatic ring-hydroxylating dioxygenase subunit alpha: MAFARDQWYVAAYGSEVGRELLARTVLGEPLVLYRTESGAPVALADRCVHRRYPLSESRLDGDTIVCGYHGFTYDPTGSCVFVPGQQRIPRTARVAAYPVVEQDSFIWVFIGDKNLADPTTIPRAPWLADPSYAVVRGMAPLNARYELLVDNLMDLSHETYLHGGYIGTPEVANTPITTEVDEERGIVYVSRHMDDAECPPFYARSTGIQGRITRWQDIEYHPPCLYLLHSRIAPQGVYPPAEGPDSDAFHAEIVYAITPSTEHTTYDFWAVARDFAIDDESVSEYLHNSNHTVVMQDVTALNILEQVIASEPEKYQELSINIDTGGLAARRLLARLIEPGSVGAAR, from the coding sequence ATGGCCTTCGCACGTGATCAGTGGTATGTGGCGGCCTACGGCAGCGAGGTCGGGCGCGAGTTGCTCGCCCGCACGGTGCTGGGTGAGCCGCTGGTGCTCTACCGGACCGAGTCGGGTGCGCCGGTCGCGCTCGCGGACCGGTGCGTACATCGCCGCTATCCGCTCTCCGAGAGCCGGCTCGACGGCGACACCATCGTCTGCGGTTACCACGGCTTCACCTACGACCCGACGGGCAGCTGCGTCTTCGTCCCCGGGCAGCAGCGCATCCCGCGTACCGCCCGGGTGGCCGCGTACCCGGTGGTGGAACAGGATTCCTTCATCTGGGTCTTCATCGGCGACAAGAACCTGGCCGACCCCACCACCATCCCCCGGGCACCGTGGCTGGCCGACCCGTCGTACGCGGTGGTACGCGGGATGGCACCGCTGAACGCGCGCTACGAACTGCTCGTGGACAACCTCATGGACCTGTCCCACGAGACCTATCTGCACGGTGGCTACATCGGCACGCCGGAGGTGGCGAACACGCCGATCACCACCGAGGTGGACGAGGAGCGCGGCATCGTCTACGTCAGCCGACACATGGACGACGCGGAGTGCCCGCCCTTCTACGCGCGTTCGACCGGCATCCAGGGCCGGATCACCCGCTGGCAGGACATCGAGTACCACCCGCCCTGCCTCTACCTGCTGCACAGCCGGATCGCACCGCAGGGCGTCTATCCGCCGGCGGAGGGTCCGGACAGCGACGCCTTCCACGCCGAGATCGTGTACGCGATCACCCCGTCGACCGAGCACACCACCTACGACTTCTGGGCGGTGGCCCGCGACTTCGCGATCGACGACGAGTCGGTAAGCGAGTACCTGCACAACAGCAACCACACCGTGGTGATGCAGGACGTGACGGCGCTGAACATCCTGGAGCAGGTGATCGCCTCCGAGCCGGAGAAGTACCAGGAACTCAGCATCAACATCGACACCGGCGGGCTGGCCGCCCGGCGGTTGCTGGCCCGGTTGATCGAGCCGGGATCGGTGGGAGCGGCCCGGTGA